One window of Triticum dicoccoides isolate Atlit2015 ecotype Zavitan chromosome 5A, WEW_v2.0, whole genome shotgun sequence genomic DNA carries:
- the LOC119298869 gene encoding cationic amino acid transporter 2, vacuolar-like: MALEEAAPGGGGGGGIRVLLRRKQVDSDRARAAGGQQLAKELSITQLIAIGVGSTVGAGVYVLVGTVAREHSGPALTLSFLIAGIAAALSAFCYAELASRCPSAGSAYHYSYICVGEGVAWLIGWALILEYTIGGSAVARGISPNLALFFGGPNSLPWILARHELPWLDVVVDPCAAALVFLVTALLCVGIKESTFVQGIVTVLNCCVMLFVIIAGSYIGFQTGWVGYKVSGGFLPYGVNGMLAGSATVFFAYIGFDSVASTAEEVRNPQRDLPLGIATSLTICCSLYMLVSVVIVGLVPYFAMDPDTPISSAFARHGMQWAMYLVTSGAVLALCSTLMGSLLPQPRILMAMARDGLLPSFFSDVSEKTQVPVKSTIITGICAASLAFFMDVSQLAGMVSVGTLLAFTIVAVSILILRYVPPDEVPLPSSLQTSFRLSQECDEEKVGSPIGDGNHEQGTSEIKDVIVVESINDPLIEKQLYANKLDELKRRKTAARSIASVCVGVLILTASASVTFLPFLVMCLFCVFGGLLLLAGLGMLSWIDQDDGRHSFGHSGGFICPFVPLLPVMCILINTYLLINLGGGTWMRVGVWLVMGVFVYIFYGRTHSSLTDVVYVSLAQANEIYGSSSSSAFVA; the protein is encoded by the exons ATGGCGCTCGAGGAGGCcgcgccgggcggcggcggcggcggcgggatccgggtGCTCCTGCGGCGGAAGCAGGTGGACTCCGACCGGGCCCGCGCCGCCGGCGGCCAGCAGCTCGCCAAGGAGCTCTCCATCACGCAGCTCATCGCCATCG GTGTTGGTTCGACGGTTGGAGCCGGAGTGTACGTCCTCGTGGGGACGGTTGCCCGGGAGCACTCTGGCCCGGCACTGACGCTCTCGTTTCTGATCGCCGGAATAGCGGCTGCGCTTTCGGCTTTCTGTTACGCGGAGCTTGCTAGCCGCTGCCCTTCTGCGGGAAGCGCCTACCACTACTCATACATCTGCGTTGGTGAAGG AGTTGCATGGTTGATCGGCTGGGCTTTGATACTGGAGTATACGATTGGCGGATCAGCCGTTGCCCGTGGCATATCTCCCAATCTA GCGTTATTTTTCGGAGGACCAAATAGTCTGCCATGGATTCTAGCACGCCATGAGCTCCCTTGGctagatgttgttgttgatccttgTGCTGCTGCCTTGGTTTTCCTTGTCACTGCCCTGTTATGCGTCGGGATAAAAGAG AGTACATTCGTACAAGGAATTGTGACAGTCCTGAACTGCTGTGTGATGCTATTTGTTATTATAGCTGGCAGTTACATTGGCTTCCAAACAGGATGGGTCGGCTACAAGGTGTCTGGCGG ATTTCTGCCATATGGGGTCAATGGAATGCTTGCTGGATCAGCGACCGTTTTCTTTGCCTACATAGGCTTTGATTCAGTTGCGAGCACCGCTGAGGAG GTGAGGAATCCACAACGAGATCTGCCGCTGGGAATAGCCACGTCATTGACGATTTGCTGTTCCTTGTACATGCTGGTTTCAGTTGTTATTGTCGGTCTGGTGCCATACTTCGCTATGGACCCAGATACCCCTATTTCATCCGCCTTTGCGAGGCACGGGATGCAGTGGGCGAT GTACCTTGTAACATCTGGCGCTGTTCTTGCTCTCTGCTCAACCTTGATGGGGTCACTTCTGCCACAGCCAAGGATATTGATGGCCATGGCGAGAGATGggcttttgccatccttcttctccgatgTTAGCGAGAAGACACAAGTTCCTGTCAAGAGCACAATCATAACTGGCATCTGTGCGGCATCTCTGGCTTTCTTCATGGATGTTTCACAACTGGCAGGAATG GTCAGTGTAGGCACGCTCCTCGCGTTCACCATAGTCGCCGTCTCCATCTTGATCCTCAGATATGTTCCTCCAGATGAGGTACCCCTGCCATCCTCTCTGCAAACGTCGTTCCGCTTAAGCCAAGAATGTGATGAGGAAAAGGTGGGGAGTCCTATTGGAGATGGGAACCATGAACAGGGGACGTCTGAGATTAAGGATGTGATCGTGGTAGAATCAATCAATGACCCTCTTATTGAGAAGCAGCTATACGCAA ACAAATTGGATGAGTTAAAGCGGCGGAAAACCGCTGCTCGCAGCATAGCATCTGTATGCGTAGGGGTTCTAATCCTGACGGCTTCAGCTTCTGTAACTTTCCTGCCATT CCTGGTGATGTGCTTATTCTGCGTATTTGGTGGCCTGCTCCTCCTGGCTGGTCTCGGAATGCTCTCCTGGATCGACCAAGACGACGGAAGGCACTCATTTGGTCACTCTGGAG GATTCATCTGCCCGTTTGTTCCGCTGCTGCCAGTGATGTGCATCCTCATAAACACATACTTGCTCATAAATCTAGG GGGTGGCACGTGGATGCGGGTCGGAGTATGGCTGGTGATGGGGGTCTTTGTGTACATTTTCTACGGCCGGACCCACAGCTCGCTGACGGACGTCGTGTACGTCTCCCTGGCTCAGGCAAACGAGATATACGGTTCTTCCTCGTCGTCAgcgtttgtggcctag